In one Cytobacillus luteolus genomic region, the following are encoded:
- a CDS encoding diguanylate cyclase domain-containing protein, which yields MSVNLRTYFILIFIIFIAVFTAILSSTVSKETSKSVEKEISNSLTEKAFQLSYQLDHFMWSRYGEVTLLSKLETFQKSDNVERISQLLNELKANIPAYSWIGFTDENGIVKAATDDILVGKDISERPVYTEATKETFVGDVHEAVLLAKLLPNPTGEPIKFVDISSPVVNDNGEFVGVLAAHLSWQWAKEVEQAVIEPIQKEGDDQLDVFIISKNNNTVLLGPKEMVGQQLQLKAITKAQSGENNWTIETWPDDSKYLTGYAFSDGFLQYPGLEWTVLVRQPEKIAFKSVEETRDKIILLGLLFLVVFSLIGWVLAGVISNPIRKLVNSSERLRDGERVEVPIIRGIKDIETLSVSLRDLVTTLTKTESNLDKMESMALLDSLTGLPNRLALDQYIDRLLESKRSPSQVVVFYLDLDGFKIVNDTYGHHHGDLLLREVAQRLKNSVQNKEAVFRLGGDEFVVLLELNNKEESDNIGNRIIQTLNSPIKIEGNSVQIGCSIGAAMWPNDDKDLNQVLRQADNALYQSKQNGKNQLSYFGA from the coding sequence ATGTCAGTAAACTTAAGAACCTATTTCATTTTAATTTTTATTATTTTCATAGCAGTTTTTACTGCCATTTTAAGCTCGACAGTTAGCAAAGAAACGAGCAAAAGTGTAGAAAAGGAGATTAGTAATTCTCTGACAGAAAAAGCATTTCAATTATCATATCAGTTAGATCATTTCATGTGGTCTCGTTATGGTGAAGTCACGCTTCTTAGTAAGCTAGAAACCTTTCAAAAGAGTGATAATGTTGAAAGAATTAGTCAATTACTAAATGAATTAAAAGCGAATATTCCTGCTTATTCATGGATCGGTTTTACGGATGAGAATGGAATTGTAAAAGCAGCTACAGATGATATTTTAGTAGGAAAAGATATTTCCGAACGACCGGTCTACACTGAAGCGACAAAAGAGACATTTGTTGGTGATGTACATGAAGCTGTACTACTTGCTAAGCTATTGCCTAATCCTACAGGAGAACCAATAAAATTTGTTGATATTAGCTCTCCTGTAGTAAATGATAATGGTGAATTTGTCGGGGTACTAGCTGCGCACTTAAGCTGGCAGTGGGCGAAAGAGGTCGAACAGGCAGTGATTGAACCAATCCAAAAGGAAGGGGACGATCAACTTGATGTTTTTATCATAAGCAAAAATAACAATACTGTACTTTTAGGACCTAAAGAAATGGTTGGTCAACAATTACAGTTGAAGGCAATCACAAAAGCTCAATCTGGAGAGAACAACTGGACAATTGAAACATGGCCAGATGATAGTAAATATTTAACGGGATATGCATTTTCAGATGGATTCCTACAATATCCAGGGTTAGAATGGACTGTACTCGTTCGCCAGCCAGAAAAGATTGCTTTCAAATCAGTTGAGGAAACAAGAGATAAAATTATCTTGCTAGGTCTATTATTTTTAGTTGTATTTTCATTAATTGGATGGGTCTTAGCAGGAGTTATTTCCAATCCAATTAGAAAATTAGTAAACTCTTCGGAACGTTTAAGAGATGGAGAGAGGGTAGAGGTTCCAATTATTAGGGGTATTAAGGACATCGAGACTCTATCAGTTTCATTAAGAGATTTGGTTACTACACTAACTAAAACAGAATCTAATTTGGATAAAATGGAATCGATGGCTTTACTAGATAGTTTAACCGGATTGCCGAATCGCCTAGCACTCGATCAGTATATTGATAGATTACTTGAATCCAAGAGGAGTCCTTCACAAGTCGTAGTCTTTTATCTAGACTTAGACGGTTTTAAAATTGTGAATGATACCTATGGTCATCATCATGGAGATCTATTATTAAGAGAGGTTGCTCAAAGACTGAAGAACTCTGTTCAGAACAAAGAAGCTGTTTTTAGGCTGGGTGGAGATGAATTTGTTGTCTTACTTGAACTGAATAACAAAGAGGAAAGTGACAATATAGGAAATCGAATTATCCAGACACTTAATTCTCCAATTAAAATTGAAGGAAACAGTGTTCAAATTGGATGCAGTATAGGTGCTGCTATGTGGCCAAATGACGACAAGGACTTAAACCAAGTACTCCGTCAAGCAGACAATGCCCTATATCAGTCAAAACAAAATGGTAAAAATCAACTATCCTATTTTGGGGCCTGA